The segment TGGAAGTGGGTTCTTCAGTTTTCCTCGAATTCGAGCGAACGGACGAAGAGCCTTTGCGCGACCGGAGTATGCTCCGAGGTTGGAAGCAGGGAAACTACATTATCGTGGACCGGCCCGTGCGCAAAGACAAGCACCTGTTCCGCGCGCATGACATGTGCGCCATGCGCTTTGTCCGGGATGGTATCGCATGGGGTTTCCAGACATTCGTTCTGGCGCTCTCGCCGGGCAGGCGCGAAGACCTCTTGTGGCTTTCGTGGCCGGAAGACGCCTCATTTATAGCGCTCCGGCGCCATGAACGAATCAAGCTGCAA is part of the Candidatus Hydrogenedentota bacterium genome and harbors:
- a CDS encoding flagellar brake domain-containing protein; amino-acid sequence: MTKDAIVQGAAATARIRRLERLENSMEVGSSVFLEFERTDEEPLRDRSMLRGWKQGNYIIVDRPVRKDKHLFRAHDMCAMRFVRDGIAWGFQTFVLALSPGRREDLLWLSWPEDASFIALRRHERIKLQ